AAAAATAATCACTCTATTCAATATTATACTTTTGGAAATGGAGTaattttcaagaaattaaaaactgaggaaaaaaCGCCATTTAACATCATTGGTATGTCAGTTTAGGTCAGCAGGAAAAAAGTGTGATTAGCTTGTCTCTTTGATACCAAGAAGATATTCTAGTCCAAGCTTTAATATACCTCTCATGTTTTCTACTAGATGCTTTTTTTCTACCGCTTTTCATCCTTTTCCATGTATCATGTCAGAGGATTGGTTCAGCCTTTAAAACTTCCGTGACAGGAACAAATCCAGTATCCACAGATTTCTTCTCAAAAGGGACTCTAACCCATCAGATAGCCCGGCAGTTTCATTCTCAAGAATACTCTAGCCATGAAAAAACTCAATAGGACACAGACAAATCCAATGAACAGAAGAAGGAATCTATTGAGTTTTGGAATGTTTGGAGCATTGGATCAGTCTAGGATTATGAAACCTAAACCTCCCATTGTAAACAGGAAGCTGGATGCAAGTCCTTCCATAATATATTGTCCATTTACTCTGTAGGCCAAGAAAGCTACTGGTCTCTGATGACCATGTTCATCAGTCATAGAGCCAACACTTGGAGGTTCAACAATAACATCATAAATTATTCCTCCGGTGATGAGAAAATAAGACACCACCACCAGAGCGTACACCGTCATGGCCAAGGGCACATGCACCCAGGGCGGCTTCTCCAGCTTCAGGTTGGGGCATTCCAACACTAAGAATGGGACTCGGTACAAAGTCTCCATGTTGGTAGTGGCAAGGACAGCTGTGTCagtaattaagtttaaatgaaatcataagggtggggccctgatcagACAGGTTAGTGTCCTGGgaagaagagacaccagggactctctccccctcactcacacacacacacacacacacacacacacacgcacgcacgcacacacacacacacacaggaaaggcCATTTTCCCAgaagcaagaaggcagccatccaCGACCCAAGGGGACAGGCTTAGCAGACACCAACCCTTCTGGTACCTTGGTCTCAGGCTTCAGCCTCCAGGACAATGACAGAATAGATTTCTGGGGGTTAAGCTGCCTAGTCTGTAATTCTTTGGTATGGAAGCTGAGCAGATGGACACAAttaatgtttatcttttttgttctttctgtgtAAAGATATGTTCTTATcatttttttgtcctcacctgaggacatgcttattgattttagagagaggggaaaggaagacgattgagagagggagagaaacatcgatgtgagagagaaacattgattggttgcctctcatatgcatccTGACTatggaccaaacccacaacctaggtatgtactcTGACCAGGAAACAagccagcaactttttggtttatggAATGATGCTAAACCAACTGAGCCTCATTGGCTGGGGCCATGTTCTTATCATTTTTATATCCTCTCATCTGCTGTCATGggatgaatttctttttttttttctttgtttattctgtttttattttatttttactttttcattcagttacaattgtctgcattttctccccatccctccatcccactccagccagtcccactgccctcccccacctctaccctcacccttgattttgtccatgtgtcctttatagtagctcctatagacccccctccccactatcccttccccactcccctctggctattgttacattgttcttaatttcaatgtctctggttatattttgtttgcttttttcttctattgattatgttccagttaaaggtgaaatcatatggtatttgtccctcactgcctggcttatttcacttagcgtaatgctctccagttccatccatgctgttgcaaagggtataagctccttctttctctctgctgcgtagaattccattgtgtaaatgtaccatagcttttggatccactcatttgctgatgggcacctaggttgcttccagtacttggctattgtaaattgtgctgctatgaacactggggtgcataggttcttttggattggtgtttcagggttcttagggtataatcccagcagtggacttgctgggtcaaagggcagttccatgaaTTTCTTATTCTTTGCCTAACATCTTTAGATGCTCACCCAAGCCACTGAGTTCTAGGCTTTCTCTCTCTAGTAATTTCATTTAGGCACTTAATGTTCCCCTTTGATCTTGACATTTAACATTTGCATTACCATTCAAGTCAGAATTTGTGTTGATGTATATGATTCACATTTACCTTTTTGTAaaaaagattccatttatttatttttagagaaaggggaaaggaaggagaaagaggggagagaaacatcaatgtgtggtttcctctcatgtccCCCCTAATGGGGAgctgacccacaacctaggcctgtgccctgactgggaatcaaaccagtagccctttggtttgcaggcccgctctcaatccactgagctacaccagccagggccacatttaTCTTTTAAGTGAAAAACTTTCTATCTTCTTTTCTGATTTACTTCTCCCAATCACTGGTTATGTAGAGGTGTGTTgctctatttctaaaaatatagagctcagacttccagccaagatggaggtgtaggtagatacactttgcctcctcacacaaccaaaagaaggacaacaaatttaaaaacaaaaagtaaccagaactgccagaaaactgtactgtatggaagtctgacaaccaaggagttaaagaagaaacattccttcAAACTGGTACgaggggcggagacaggaagctggggtggagaggaatctcagcaaggcagtggctggaggaccaggtggtcccacatttgctcGTGGATAAACAGGTAGGAACACTGGGGAATGAGagagaccacgcaacccagggctccaccaTGGGAAACTAAGCCTCAAAACCACTGGTAGTAAAACCTGCGGGGGTTGCAgtggagggagaaactcccagtctcacaggagagttccttggagagacctaaagcgtcctagaacatacacaaacccacccacctcgGAATCAGCaaaagaagggcccaatttgcttgtgggtagtgggggaagtgactgataGCTGGCCAAGAGTGGAGCAAGcctcattgttccctcttggacccctcccccacatatagcgccACAACGCACCAATGTAGGTTGCCCTTCACTggcgaatatctaaggctccaccccttgctaCATAACAGGTgggccgagacaaagaaatatggcccaaatgaaagaaaagaccaaagctccaaaaatagaactaagcaatgaagacatagccaacctatccaatgcacagttcaaaacactggtaatcaggatgctcacagaaatagttgagtatggtagcaaaatagaggaagaagtgaaggctatgaaaagtgaaataaaggaaaatgtacaaagaaccaacagtgacaggaaggaaactgggattcaaatcaatagtttggagctaaaggaagagagaaacattcaaccagaaaagaatgaagaaaccagaattaaaaaaaaaaaaaataaggagaggcttaggaaactctggggcAAATTTAAAcatccaacatctgaattataggggtgccaaaaggagaagaggaagagcaacaaattgaaaacttatttgaaaaaataagagaatttccccaatctggcaaaggaaataaacttccaggaagtccacgaagctcagagagtcccaaagaagttggacccaaggaggagcacaccaaggcacatcataattacattacccaagattaaagataaggagagaatcttaaaaggagcaagagaaaaggacacagttacctacaaaggagtgcccataagactgtcagctgatttctcaaaagagaccttacaggcaagaaggggctggaaagaagtattccaagtcatgaaaggcaaggacctacatccaagattactgtatccagcaaagctatcatttagaatgggagggaagataaagtgcttcccagataaggtcaaattaaaggagttcatcatcacccagcccttattatatgaaatgttaaaaatttaacatttttaaaaaagaacttaaaatattaaaacctttaaaaacattttaaagggacttatctaagaaaaagatgatcaaaactatgaacagtaaaatgacaataaactcacaactatctgaacctaaaaacaaaaagaaaaacgaactaagcaaacaactagaacaggaacagactcacaaaactggagatcacatggaaggttatcagtggggggtggagaatgggggaaaatgtacagggaataagtagcataaatggtaggtatgaaatagacaggggagaTTAAgcatagtatgggaaatggagaagccaaagaacttatatgtacgacccacggacatgaattaagatgggggaatgctggtgggagagggtgtacagggtggaagggaataaaggggagaaaaaaaagtgggacaaccataattgcataatcaataaaatatattaaaaaaagaaaaatacagagttCATATTTATCTTCCTCTGCAGAACGAGGTGACTTCCAAGGTCTTGTGGTATCTTGCTTGCTTACAGAACATCCTCAGACTTGGGGTCAGTAGCTGAGTGTCCAAGGGGACAGCCCCTGTGCCATCTGGGGTCCCTGCAGGCCCCCTTGCTGGAGTGTGGGGTCCGGTTCCTTCCTGGGCTAGCGGATGGCCAGAGCAGCGTACACACTGGGCTCATCTGGGGGCTCCTCTGATGGGGAGGAACGGGGTGCACTTGTCGCTCGTTTGAGGGTCTTGCGGTTCAGCTGGGCATAGGTCACATCCTGAGGGACTTCAGGTGGAGTAACCTGGAGGGAGTAGAGTGAGAGAGAGCTGTATGATTGGGCTGGGGAGAAGCCAGGGCACTGGGAGCAGATATGATCCACATGCctgccatctgtctgtcctctccCACTTGTCTGTCCTTTGTGTCCAGCAATTCCTCAGACAGGGCAGAAGTCAGGGTGGCCCCCCTCTGCCTGAGCCTGAGTGGTTCATCTGGGTACACATTGCTCCTTGGGGTTAATGTAGTCCGGgctctgctgggggagggggtggagacagGAGAGGGTGGAACTTCTCTCGTTGCTCCACTTTCATCTCTTCTGATAAGAGTTGGAGAAACAACTCTTTGGGGGAGTTCGTGTGATGTCAAAATGTCTGCTAGACAGATAACAGAAATGGCCCTGTTGTCTTTGTTTGAGGCTGGGGCTTAGATAAGAGGACAGAGCTGGGAATAATTGTGGATTCATGAACATAGAGAGTGTCCAGCTATATCTGGGACTCAATAAATTTTGCAATGTAAAATACAGAGTTGTCTCAAGGTGAGGTTAACAAGAGAGTCAGTGGACTTCCTATGGGGGGTAGGAGACCAATGCATCTAAATCCACAAggctggaggaaagggagaaaacagagatAAAGAAAGTCTAGTCTATAGGGGGCTTTGTGTGAATCAGAAAAGGCATGCTgggccccggccagtgtggctcagttgactggattGTTGTCCTGTAGACAGAGGGTCTGGGTTCGATCTCTGATTGGGGCACAtgggagaaggcaaccaattgatgtttcactctctctctttctttctctctccccccctcctccctctccctctctctctcccttcctctctctccctgaaacAATGAAAAGGTGTCCTCAgaggaggattttaaaaaaggaaaggaaaggcacaCCAGTAAGGTACCACCAGTAGGGTGTCAACCCCTCCAAGCCTTATTGTGCACAAACTGTACTACTATGCACGGAATACTACCTAGATATGGATAACCGAGAATCAATGAGACCCAAGTATGGGAACCAAGAAGAACAGGCCCACATGCTACCAGGAAAACCCACTGAGACGTGGTGTTCCAGCACTTGGCCCATATCTCTTTCAGGAGGATGGTCAAGGTCAGAGGATGCAGAAAACTGAGtgacaggaggagagagaagaatccTTGGAATTTGTCTTATTGATAATTCTGTAGTGGGTGCCCTGAGCAGGGCAAGGGTCTTACCTCGCTGTCCATCACTTCATCCTCCTCAGGTTGGGAATCTCTTATGGAAGAACCTACAGAAGGAGAAGATTCTATCTCACGGCAAGATCCCTGGAATCCCTTGATCCTATACACCCTTTCTGATCTtaggtcggggtgggggggggagactGAGGTTTATCGAGGAGCAGGGATGTGCCGGGGGCCACACAGATTTAGGATTTTCATGCTTGCTCACCCCTAAGCCCAGAACACTTCCCAACCACTCCTGCCCCTGTGTCCCACCAAGACCTCACCTCCTCTCTGATTGCATTGGTTCTCCCCCTGAACAGGAGCCACAGAGCTGGAGTTGAGCAAGGAGAACAGGAGTGTTAGGCAGAGGTGAAGGAGCTATAGGTGGAAGAGAGGTCTAGGGAGGTTTGGGAGAAATTACCTTTTCTGTAGTGCTCTGGTTTTAACTCCAGGGTCTGAAGCACCTGCAAAGAGTTAGACATTAGTTTCTAAACCACCTCAGAACCCACCCCCGGGGCTGCATTAAGATCTCAGTGGCTAGGATCCCCGCAATCCCCACCCCGGTCCATTGGGAATTCaatgtaaatgaaattaaatggtaGCACTCAAAACTTGCCTGGTTGACTTAAACAAGTTTTTATCAGTCTGgaagaatattttcaaaagtcTAAGTCTCTTCTTATTAAATCCCTCATTCTCATAGAGGATGGTATGTAGAAGCCAAGATGTGGATGATAGGTGTGCTTATTTCTAGTGGGCTGTCACTGTGTCTTGGTCTGAGTGGGTACACACACTACAAACATAGCTGTAACTACTTCTATACCAAttgatgcatatatatatatatatatatatatatatatatatatatataatctatttaattttagagtcaggggaagggaaggagaaaaagagggagagaaatactaatcggttgcctctagcatactcccaactgggcacctggcaacctaagcacgtgccctgaccaggaattgaaacggcgaccccttggtttgtgGGAGGACACCCGACACCCTGAGCTACACCAATCAGGGctatatacttatttttgttgAAGTCATGCTGTAACAGACAATGAAAAGCATATGATCTTTATGCGATATTGTACTAACCAGGATTAAATGTACTAAGCAACAAACTAACAAGTCTGTTGGAACaaaaagaggaacaaacttttgtgttttttgtgggggttttttttttttgcttacaacTTCTATTTTAGACCCCATTTTACTATGTTATAGGGACCAGCCGTTCCCATTCCTGCCCAGAAAGGAGCTGATCGGCCACAGGAATTTGGCTGATACGGACATGTTGACGCCAAGATCTTTGTCACAGCCAACAAAAACACTCCCTCTGCATCCCCActgcccttctctctccttaGCAAATCTACTGGCTTAAACAGAGATGTTAagatggggttttttgtttgtttgttttttaggacAGGAGTCTGACATCTTTTTGGACCCCCAGCACCTCcataaatctctttccttttcacctgTACCTGTCTCACGAGTATTTACTTTTATTGCGGCAGGCCGTCAAACCTGCGTTTGGTAACAAtactgacattttttctttttttttaaactgctttttagagagagagagagagagagaggaagtaggggggaggggaaagagagagagagagggagaggaagtagtggggaggggacagagagagagagagagagagagagagggagagagagaaacatctattgggcTTCTTATATACTCCCAGAGAggggattgaacatgcaacctagctatgtgccctgaccgggaatcaaacccatgacctttcagccTATGGGATGatgagccactgagccacactaactaGGGCAACAATCCTGACATCTTCAATTCCAACAAAACACTTCAATTCGTCTTAGCCAACtgcctttgcacatttttaaatcctTTGTGGGCATTTAACCCcatgtatttacatattttctgaaaACAATGGACTTCCTAACTaacacaacccccacccccattcctcacCGCTGTGCCCATGCCCCACTGCTCTTGCCTGCAGGATGACAATGACAGCTCCTGTGGGTCCCCTCCCCCTCGCCAGCTGGTCCCTCAGGTTCTGGGTACACCCCTGCTACCTCCACACAGGACCTCTCTCATCACCACTGCACTTCCATGGGACTCTCAGATCCCTGGCCCAAGAAGATTATCAAGGAAGTTGGGATAGGAAGAGTTTTCTAGAAATTGTTAa
The sequence above is drawn from the Desmodus rotundus isolate HL8 chromosome 12, HLdesRot8A.1, whole genome shotgun sequence genome and encodes:
- the LOC112313557 gene encoding oligosaccharyltransferase complex subunit OSTC, with translation METLYRVPFLVLECPNLKLEKPPWVHVPLAMTVYALVVVSYFLITGGIIYDVIVEPPSVGSMTDEHGHQRPVAFLAYRVNGQYIMEGLASSFLFTMGGLGFIILD